The following coding sequences lie in one Populus nigra chromosome 15, ddPopNigr1.1, whole genome shotgun sequence genomic window:
- the LOC133674460 gene encoding trihelix transcription factor ASIL2, whose amino-acid sequence MDYIEDDPRYPPKSYSMNRSKKHPLYPQRQTPTLHYNYDYDYDYDYLDVDEDGDELDDEFLDKNDSSYNPGGGYARRFQRNEEGFERYPKRQRLKNPVSNYEFAPRNPRLLAYGDGNSAVEWSEHEKFVLLEVWGDKFLQLGRNSLRSEDWVDVAEKVSETSKIERNEAQCRQMMDVLKRRYKKEKAKGGNFSKWAYFNKMDMLMKQESGTVGGFSLACGVDSGEYVFMDTRVYLDRANMNDEMRDSPCESEEEEEEEEEEGGSAGNDGMKGLRVLAESVQKFGEIYGKIESSKREQMMELERMRIEFQMDLELQKKQILDRAQAEIAKIREEDDDEEDEDNSDDDDVSGGNISK is encoded by the coding sequence ATGGACTACATTGAAGACGATCCAAGGTACCCACCAAAATCTTATTCTATGAATCGATCAAAAAAACACCCTTTATATCCTCAGCGCCAAACCCCAACTCTTCACTACAACTACGATTACGATTACGATTACGATTACCTTGACGTTGACGAAGACGGCGATGAGTTGGACGATGAATTCCTGGACAAGAACGACAGCAGCTACAACCCTGGAGGCGGCTATGCTCGCAGGTTTCAACGAAACGAAGAGGGTTTTGAAAGATACCCAAAGAGGCAAAGGCTGAAAAACCCAGTTTCGAATTATGAATTTGCTCCGAGAAACCCCAGATTATTGGCATATGGAGATGGGAATTCTGCCGTGGAATGGAGCGAACATGAGAAATTTGTTCTTTTGGAGGTGTGGGGTGATAAATTCTTGCAATTGGGAAGGAACAGCCTAAGATCTGAAGATTGGGTTGATGTTGCTGAGAAAGTGTCGGAGACTTCGAAGATCGAAAGAAATGAAGCACAGTGTAGGCAAATGATGGATGTTTTGAAGAGGAGGTACAAAAAAGAGAAGGCTAAAGGGGGCAATTTTAGCAAATGggcttattttaataaaatggatATGTTAATGAAGCAAGAATCTGGAACTGTCGGTGGGTTTAGTTTAGCTTGTGGAGTGGATTCTGGAGAGTACGTTTTTATGGATACACGCGTGTATTTGGATCGTGCCAATATGAATGATGAGATGAGGGATAGTCCGTGTGAGtcggaggaggaggaagaagaagaagaagaggaaggaggGAGTGCTGGGAATGATGGGATGAAGGGGTTGAGAGTGTTGGCTGAATCGGTGCAGAAGTTTGGGGAGATATATGGGAAGATTGAGAGTAGTAAGAGGGAGCAGATGATGGAATTGGAAAGGATGAGGATTGAGTTTCAAATGGATTTGGAGTTGCAGAAGAAGCAAATTTTGGATAGGGCGCAGGCTGAGATTGCCAAAAtaagagaagaagatgatgatgaggaggaTGAAGACAattctgatgatgatgatgtttctGGAGGGAatatcagcaaataa
- the LOC133674461 gene encoding ARF guanine-nucleotide exchange factor GNL2: MESTGGEEEERKLCKSYQQKKKRKEITSACMLNTELGAVLAVMRRPQQEPSFYTSDSQSDTNILNSLKSLRSLIFNPQQEWQTIDPSIYISPFLDVVQGENIPAAATIVALSAILKILRLEIFNEKTPGARDAITCIVTGVSTCRLETTNQACEEAVMLRILQVLTAVMRHSASILLSNHAVCTLVNTCFQVVQQSANRSDLLQRSARYAMHEVLQVIFSRLLEIEVKPEQCESDTEDVDDGTDSDSGYGVRCAVDIFHFLCSLLNVVQVVETEGSTSHAADEDVQLFSLVLINSCIELGGPEIGKHPKLLRMIQDDLFHHLIHYGTRSAPLLFSMICSIVLNIYHFLKRFIRLQLEAFFRFVILRVASTGSSVHLQEVAVEAIINFLRQSSFIMEVYVNYDCHPTCLSVFEEIGKLLCKLAFPGAVPLTTIQVQAFEGLVIIMHTIAENIDNQGDSCPFGSYPVEITEYRPFWDEKSKDDLDLETWVEDSRIRRTQKKKLLIARDHFNRDEKKGLEYLKLCQLVSDPADPKDIAMFFRYTPELDKNMMGDYLGDPDEFHLQVLREFAETFGFSGVILDTALRTYLAAFRLPGESQKIQRILEAFSDRFYDQQSSDIFASKDAVFILCYSLIMLNTDQHNPQVKKKMTEEEFIRNNRAINGGQDLPREYLSELFQSIATNPIAVFGQSGLLVEMNPGRWMELMNQSKVMQLYIQCDFDRQLGRDMFACVAGPSIAALSAFFEHSDEDEMFHECIEGLMSVARIAQYGLEDTLDELIASFSKFTTLLNPYASAEETLFAFSNDMKPKMATLAIFTIANSFGDSIRAGWRNIVDCLLKLKRLKLIPESAIDFDNAASANLSTETGVISPSHDPKFGDNQTPNAISRFSQFLSVESMEDSLSLGMSEFERNIKIIKQCRIGSIFSNSSTLPEDTVLNLGRSLIFAAAGKGQKFSTPVEEEETVGFCWDLVTVIALANIHRFQTFWPSFHDYLLVVAQFPLFSPIPFAEKAILCLFKVCLKLLSSSRADKISEELIFKSINLMWKLDKEILDTCCESITNTISKILIGYPENLQTHLGWKSALHMLSVSGRHLETYEQGVETLITLMSDTGHVSRINYAYCIDCAFGFVALKNSPLEKNLKILDLLSDSVNLLIHWYRNYSDPGSNHSMVSNASNSSVEDIIKGSGNYTMNLFIKLGEAFRKTSLARREEMRNHAIASLQKSFTLAEELDFTPVNCITCFNLVIFAMLDDLHEKMVEYSRRENAEREMRGMEGTLKLAMELLTDVYMLFLKQIAASPGFRTFWLGVLRRMDTCMKADLGVWGETKLQQIVPSLLRRMITKMKEEEILVQKEGDDLWDITDIQIQWIAPSLKEELFPDEI; this comes from the exons atggagTCAACAGgaggagaggaagaagaaagaaagctaTGTAAGTCATaccaacagaaaaagaaaagaaaagaaattacctCCGCCTGCATGTTGAACACCGAGCTGGGCGCTGTCTTGGCCGTGATGCGGCGGCCGCAACAAGAACCGTCCTTCTATACTTCAGATAGTCAAAGCGATACCAATATTCTTAATTCCTTGAAATCTCTGCGTTCCTTAATCTTCAATCCTCAACAAGAATGGCAAACCATAGATCCCTCCATTTATATCTCCCCATTTCTCGATGTGGTACAAGGCGAAAACATTCCCGCAGCCGCCACAATTGTTGCACTTTCGGCCATTTTGAAGATTCTCAGGCTCGAAATCTTCAACGAGAAGACCCCTGGAGCTAGAGATGCAATAACTTGTATTGTAACTGGGGTTTCCACTTGTCGCCTTGAAACTACAAACCAAGCATGTGAAGAAGCTGTGATGCTGAGAATTCTACAGGTTTTGACAGCAGTCATGAGACACAGCGCTTCAATTTTGCTTTCGAATCATGCTGTTTGTACCCTGGTGAATACATGTTTCCAAGTTGTTCAACAATCAGCGAACAGGAGTGATTTGCTTCAACGCAGTGCAAGATATGCAATGCATGAAGTTTTACAGGTTATATTTTCGAGGTTGTTAGAAATTGAGGTAAAACCCGAGCAATGCGAGTCTGATACGGAGGATGTTGACGATGGCACCGATTCAGATTCTGGTTATGGAGTTCGCTGTGCTGTTGACATCTTTCACTTCTTGTGCTCATTGCTTAACGTGGTTCAGGTTGTGGAGACAGAAGGGTCTACATCTCATGCAGCTGATGAGGATGTTCAGCTTTTCTCCTTGGTTTTGATAAATTCTTGCATAGAGTTGGGTGGACCTGAAATTGGGAAGCACCCCAAACTCTTGAGGATGATTCAGGATGACCTGTTTCACCATTTGATCCATTATGGAACTCGATCAGCCCCCCTTCTATTCTCCATGATCTGCagtattgttttgaatatttatcactttCTTAAAAG GTTCATTCGTCTTCAACTAGAAGCCTTTTTCAGATTTGTAATACTGAGAGTAGCTTCTACAGGATCTTCAGTTCACCTCCAAGAAGTTGCAGTTGAAGCAATTATAAATTTCTTGAGGCAATCATCATTTATAATGGAAGTGTACGTCAACTATGACTGCCATCCTACCTGCCTAAGTGTATTCGAGGAGATTGGAAAGTTGCTATGCAAGCTCGCATTTCCAGGGGCTGTCCCTTTGACCACCATACAAGTCCAAGCCTTTGAAGGTCTAGTGATCATAATGCACACCATCGCGGAGAACATTGACAATCAAGGTGATTCATGTCCTTTTGGATCATATCCAGTTGAAATTACCGAGTATAGACCCTTTTGGGACGAGAAGTCCAAAGACGATTTAGATTTGGAGACTTGGGTAGAAGACTCAAGAATAAGGAGAACACAGAAAAAGAAACTGTTGATTGCTAGGGACCATTTTAATCGAGACGAGAAGAAAGGTTTGGAGTACTTGAAACTTTGCCAATTAGTCTCAGATCCAGCAGATCCAAAAGACATTGCTATGTTCTTTCGCTACACACCAGAACTAGACAAGAACATGATGGGAGATTATCTTGGTGATCCTGATGAGTTTCATCTTCAAGTTCTTCGAGAATTCgcagaaaccttcggattttCAGGCGTGATTCTTGACACAGCACTCCGTACCTATCTCGCAGCCTTTCGGTTACCAGGGGAATCCCAAAAGATTCAGCGGATCCTTGAAGCATTCTCGGATAGATTTTATGACCAACAATCCTCAGATATATTTGCTAGCAAGGATGCAGTCTTCATCCTTTGTTACTCCCTCATAATGCTCAATACTGATCAACATAATCCACAAGTTAAGAAAAAGATGACCGAGGAGGAATTTATCCGGAACAATAGAGCAATCAATGGGGGGCAGGATCTTCCCAGAGAGTACCTTTCTGAGCTTTTCCAATCAATCGCAACCAATCCAATCGCAGTTTTTGGTCAATCTGGTTTGCTAGTGGAGATGAACCCAGGCAGGTGGATGGAGCTGATGAACCAATCCAAAGTTATGCAGCTCTACATCCAATGTGATTTTGATCGTCAGCTGGGAAGAGATATGTTTGCTTGCGTAGCAGGTCCATCAATTGCAGCTCTTTCTGCATTCTTTGAGCATTCTGATGAAGATGAGATGTTCCATGAATGCATTGAAGGATTGATGTCAGTAGCTAGGATAGCTCAGTATGGCCTAGAAGATACACTTGACGAGCTCATTGCCTCGTTTTCCAAATTCACTACATTGCTAAACCCTTATGCCTCTGCAGAAGAAACATTGTTCGCTTTTAGCAATGACATGAAACCAAAAATGGCTACTCTTGCCATTTTCACCATTGCAAACAGCTTTGGAGATTCAATTCGAGCGGGCTGGAGGAATATTGTGGACTGCTTGTTGAAACTCAAAAGGCTTAAGCTAATTCCTGAGTCTGCGATTGATTTTGATAATGCTGCCTCAGCAAACTTAAGTACTGAAACAGGTGTCATCTCTCCCTCCCACGATCCTAAATTTGGCGACAATCAGACTCCTAACGCTATTAGTCGGTTCTCACAATTTCTATCAGTAGAGAGCATGGAAGATTCATTATCTCTCGGAATGAGTGAATTTGAGCGAAACATCAAGATTATCAAACAGTGCCGAATTGGGAGCATCTTCAGCAATAGTTCAACTTTACCTGAAGACACTGTGCTGAATCTTGGGCGTTCTTTGATATTTGCAGCGGCTGGGAAAGGTCAAAAGTTCAGCACCCCAGTTGAAGAGGAAGAGACAGTTGGGTTCTGTTGGGATTTGGTAACTGTCATTGCTTTGGCCAACATTCACAGATTCCAGACATTTTGGCCTTCATTCCATGATTATTTGCTAGTAGTTGCTCAGTTTCCTCTTTTCTCCCCTATCCCATTTGCTGAAAAGGCCATTTTATGTCTTTTCAAGGTATGTCTCAAGCTTCTTTCTTCATCCAGAGCTGATAAAATCTCAGAGGAGTTGATTTTCAAATCCATAAATTTGATGTGGAAGCTCGATAAAGAAATTCTTGACACATGTTGTGAGTCCATAACAAATACAATAAGCAAGATTCTTATTGGATATCCGGAAAATTTACAAACTCATCTTGGCTGGAAATCAGCACTCCATATGTTATCTGTTTCAGGCCGACACTTGGAAACCTACGAGCAAGGTGTTGAGACTTTGATCACCTTGATGTCTGACACTGGACATGTTTCACGTATAAATTACGCTTATTGTATTGATTGTGCATTTGGATTTGTTGCACTCAAGAACAGTCCGCTAGAGAAGAACCTGAAGATACTAGACCTTCTATCAGATTCAGTGAATTTACTTATCCATTGGTACAGAAATTACTCTGATCCGGGAAGTAATCATAGCATGGTAAGCAATGCAAGCAATTCCTCGGTTGAGGACATCATAAAAGGTTCTGGCAACTATACCATGAATCTATTTATCAAACTCGGTGAAGCATTTAGAAAAACCAGCTTAGCACGACGAGAAGAGATGAGAAACCATGCAATTGCGTCGCTTCAGAAAAGTTTTACTTTGGCCGAGGAGCTTGACTTCACACCAGTCAACTGCATCACTTGTTTTAACCTGGTTATATTTGCAATGTTAGACGACTTACACGAAAAGATGGTGGAATATTCAAGGCGTGAGAACGCAGAAAGGGAGATGAGAGGTATGGAAGGAACTCTAAAACTTGCAATGGAGCTCCTTACAGATGTTTACATGCTGTTCCTTAAGCAGATAGCAGCCAGCCCTGGGTTTAGGACTTTCTGGCTGGGAGTTTTGAGAAGAATGGATACATGTATGAAGGCGGATTTGGGAGTCTGGGGCGAGACAAAATTGCAACAAATAGTACCAAGTTTATTGAGAAGGATGATCAcgaaaatgaaagaagaagaaattttagTGCAAAAGGAGGGTGATGATCTCTGGGATATCACCGACATTCAAATACAGTGGATTGCTCCTTCACTAAAGGAGGAGCTGTTCCCTGACGAAATATAG
- the LOC133674210 gene encoding multiprotein-bridging factor 1c → MPSRSAGVIKQDWEPVVMHKAKPKSQDLRDPKVVNHALRSGAPVQTIKKFDAGSNKKATAPVVYARKLEEETEPASLGRISTEVRQAIQKARLEKKMSQTELAKLINEQPKVVQEYENGKAVPNQAILAKMERVLGVKLRGKTGK, encoded by the coding sequence ATGCCAAGCAGATCAGCAGGAGTAATAAAGCAGGACTGGGAGCCGGTGGTGATGCACAAGGCGAAGCCCAAGTCCCAAGACCTTCGCGATCCGAAGGTAGTGAACCATGCCCTCCGATCGGGTGCTCCAGTCCAGACAATCAAGAAATTCGACGCTGGGTCTAATAAGAAAGCAACGGCACCGGTGGTGTATGCCAGGAAGTTGGAGGAGGAGACGGAGCCAGCGTCGTTGGGCAGGATTTCTACGGAGGTGAGGCAGGCGATTCAAAAAGCGCGGCTGGAGAAGAAGATGAGCCAGACAGAGCTTGCTAAGCTGATTAATGAGCAGCCAAAGGTGGTCCAAGAGTATGAGAATGGAAAGGCGGTGCCTAACCAAGCTATTTTGGCCAAGATGGAGAGAGTGCTAGGCGTGAAGCTTAGAGGGAAGACTGGCAAGTGA